Proteins co-encoded in one Deltaproteobacteria bacterium genomic window:
- a CDS encoding UDP-N-acetylmuramate--L-alanine ligase — protein sequence MFKRYQQLHFVGIGGVGMSGIAEVLLNLGYRISGSDLRPSAATRRLKQRGARLHYGHLAAHVGAAHVVVVSSAVAVSNPEVVEARRRGIPVVQRAEMLAELMRLKYGIAVAGTHGKTTTTSLIAAVLATGRLDPTIIIGGRVNAWRTNARLGKGEFLVAEADESDRSFLRLDPTIAVITNIDREHMENYRDFDDVRQAYRSFAERAPFYGTAVCCADHPETMALAQRLSRPVVTYGVNVAADYMARNIRARAERLHFEVLYRNKVLGNAQLRMPGRHNVGNALAAIAVGHFLEIPFRTIVRGLARFRGIERRFQILRRQAPIVVSDYAHHPVELAATIRAAREGWPEKRVIVVHQPHRYSRLQALFRDFVEVLAGVDGLVLMRLYEASERPIPGVSTRRLWGALRRRRPELAVRYAESPQKVLELTRRLVTRDAIVLFLGAGDISKVAAEFVKA from the coding sequence ATGTTTAAACGCTATCAACAGCTGCATTTCGTGGGCATCGGCGGTGTCGGGATGAGCGGCATTGCCGAGGTCCTGTTGAATTTAGGGTATCGCATCAGCGGTTCCGACCTGCGGCCCAGTGCCGCCACGCGGCGACTCAAACAACGCGGCGCGCGATTGCATTACGGTCATCTGGCGGCGCATGTCGGCGCGGCGCATGTTGTCGTGGTGTCATCTGCGGTCGCAGTGTCGAATCCGGAAGTCGTCGAGGCGCGGCGGCGAGGCATTCCTGTCGTGCAACGCGCCGAGATGTTGGCCGAACTGATGCGGCTCAAATACGGGATCGCCGTGGCCGGGACGCACGGCAAGACGACGACGACGTCGTTGATCGCCGCGGTGTTGGCGACCGGACGGCTCGATCCGACGATCATCATCGGCGGACGCGTGAATGCGTGGCGGACTAACGCGCGTCTCGGGAAGGGAGAGTTCCTGGTGGCCGAGGCGGACGAATCGGATCGCTCCTTTCTGCGGCTCGATCCGACGATCGCGGTGATTACCAATATCGATCGCGAGCATATGGAGAACTATCGAGACTTCGACGACGTGCGGCAGGCGTATCGGAGCTTTGCGGAGCGGGCGCCGTTTTACGGCACGGCCGTGTGTTGCGCCGATCATCCCGAAACGATGGCGTTGGCGCAACGTCTCAGTCGCCCGGTCGTCACGTACGGCGTCAATGTCGCAGCCGATTATATGGCGCGGAATATCCGGGCCCGGGCGGAACGACTCCATTTTGAAGTGCTATATCGTAATAAAGTGCTTGGGAATGCGCAATTGCGGATGCCGGGACGGCACAACGTCGGCAACGCGTTGGCGGCGATCGCGGTGGGGCATTTTCTGGAGATCCCGTTCCGCACCATCGTGCGTGGGCTGGCGCGGTTTCGCGGGATCGAACGGCGTTTTCAGATCCTCCGCCGACAAGCGCCCATCGTCGTGAGCGACTACGCGCATCACCCCGTGGAATTGGCCGCGACAATTCGGGCCGCGCGCGAGGGATGGCCGGAGAAACGCGTCATCGTGGTGCATCAGCCGCATCGCTATTCGCGGCTCCAAGCGTTGTTCCGCGACTTTGTCGAGGTGTTGGCCGGCGTGGATGGCTTGGTGTTGATGCGTTTGTACGAGGCCTCGGAACGTCCGATTCCGGGCGTCTCCACGCGGCGGCTGTGGGGCGCGTTGCGGCGGCGGCGGCCGGAATTGGCGGTGCGCTACGCGGAGTCGCCGCAGAAGGTGCTCGAACTGACGCGACGACTCGTCACGCGCGACGCGATCGTCTTATTTCTCGGCGCGGGGGATATCAGCAAAGTGGCGGCGGAGTTCGTGAAGGCCTGA
- the murB gene encoding UDP-N-acetylmuramate dehydrogenase — protein sequence MAWTKSQQELLQTRTRGELRFNEPMAAHTTLQVGGPADAWCRPADLEDLRAVLGVAKEQGWTWLLLGRGSNLLVRDGGVRGLVISLAALDALRLDDGAVVYAEAGVRLKRLLGFCGERGLSGLEGLEGVPGTVGGAIVMNAGTPAGVIGDVVIDVTCVEQGEKLVTRTAKQLEFAYRKTKLARSAIVVATRLAVRPSTPETVKARLAELRAKREDAQPGTQPSVGSIFRNPDGRSAWQLVDDAGLRGVRIGQARISELHANWIVNEGGATARDVERLIRVAREKVKERSGIWLEPEVVMVGEE from the coding sequence ATGGCATGGACAAAATCACAGCAGGAACTGTTGCAAACGAGGACGCGCGGCGAACTCCGTTTCAATGAGCCGATGGCGGCGCATACGACCTTACAAGTCGGCGGCCCGGCCGATGCCTGGTGTCGCCCCGCGGATCTGGAAGATTTGCGCGCCGTGTTGGGTGTGGCCAAGGAGCAGGGCTGGACGTGGTTGCTGTTGGGACGCGGCAGCAACCTGTTGGTGCGCGACGGCGGCGTGCGCGGGCTCGTGATCTCCCTCGCCGCGCTCGATGCGCTTCGGCTGGACGATGGCGCCGTGGTGTACGCGGAAGCCGGAGTGCGACTGAAACGCTTGCTCGGTTTTTGCGGCGAGCGCGGACTCTCCGGCCTGGAAGGTCTCGAGGGCGTGCCGGGGACGGTCGGCGGCGCGATCGTGATGAACGCCGGGACGCCGGCGGGAGTGATCGGCGATGTGGTGATTGACGTGACCTGTGTTGAACAGGGCGAAAAATTGGTGACGCGCACCGCGAAGCAGTTGGAGTTTGCGTATCGCAAGACGAAGTTGGCGCGGAGCGCGATCGTGGTGGCGACTCGGTTGGCCGTGCGTCCGAGCACACCGGAAACGGTGAAGGCACGTCTCGCGGAGTTGCGCGCCAAACGGGAAGACGCGCAGCCGGGGACGCAGCCGAGTGTCGGATCGATCTTTCGTAATCCGGACGGACGGTCGGCATGGCAATTGGTCGACGACGCGGGATTGCGCGGTGTGCGGATCGGCCAGGCGCGGATCTCGGAGCTGCATGCCAACTGGATCGTGAACGAAGGTGGCGCGACGGCGCGCGATGTCGAACGGCTGATCCGCGTCGCGCGCGAAAAAGTCAAAGAGCGCAGCGGCATTTGGTTGGAGCCGGAAGTGGTGATGGTGGGGGAGGAATAA
- a CDS encoding D-alanine--D-alanine ligase: MSQRWQGKRVGVLMGGVSKEREISLRTGRAMSAALQRRGYHVVEIDVTLNLVEQLRATPIDVAVIALHGKYGEDGTIQGLLEFQRIPYAGTGVCGSAVAMDKILCKRIARDLEIPVAMDLVFHANADSVEQLLTRLSFELPVVVKPVREGSTIGLAIVRALDALPSALQLAAGSDEKILIEEYIAGKEVTVGILCGQVLPTIEIAPKHGFYDYTAKYTKGMTDYILPARIPAETTALLGDWTARLWRELECRGWARADYIVRDDGSAVLLELNTIPGMTETSLVPKAAAYLGIAFDEVCERILNDAGLRMGGM, translated from the coding sequence ATGTCGCAGCGGTGGCAGGGAAAGCGGGTCGGAGTTTTGATGGGCGGGGTCTCGAAGGAGCGCGAGATCTCGCTGCGGACCGGTCGCGCGATGAGCGCGGCGTTGCAGCGGCGCGGCTATCACGTCGTCGAGATCGACGTGACGCTCAACCTCGTCGAACAATTACGGGCGACACCGATCGACGTCGCCGTGATTGCGCTGCACGGGAAATACGGGGAAGACGGCACCATTCAAGGCCTGCTCGAGTTTCAACGGATTCCCTACGCGGGGACCGGCGTCTGTGGCTCGGCCGTCGCGATGGACAAGATCCTCTGCAAACGGATCGCGCGGGATCTCGAGATCCCCGTGGCGATGGACTTAGTATTCCACGCCAACGCCGATTCCGTCGAACAACTCCTGACCCGGCTTTCGTTTGAATTGCCGGTGGTCGTGAAGCCGGTCCGCGAGGGTTCGACCATTGGGCTGGCCATCGTGCGCGCGCTCGACGCGTTGCCGAGCGCACTGCAACTCGCGGCGGGTTCCGACGAGAAGATCCTGATCGAAGAATATATCGCCGGCAAAGAAGTGACGGTGGGGATTCTCTGCGGGCAAGTCTTGCCGACGATCGAGATCGCGCCGAAGCATGGATTCTACGATTACACCGCGAAATACACCAAAGGGATGACGGACTATATTTTGCCCGCGCGTATTCCGGCGGAAACGACGGCGTTGCTCGGCGACTGGACGGCGCGGCTCTGGCGGGAATTGGAATGTCGGGGTTGGGCGCGCGCCGACTACATCGTGCGCGACGACGGATCTGCGGTGTTATTGGAGCTGAACACGATTCCGGGCATGACCGAGACGTCGTTGGTGCCGAAGGCCGCGGCCTATCTCGGCATCGCGTTCGACGAAGTGTGTGAGCGGATCCTCAACGATGCGGGATTGCGCATGGGGGGGATGTAA
- a CDS encoding FtsQ-type POTRA domain-containing protein — protein sequence MARVAGEPMIRSARHRQRRWLRIARRVERISRVVLVWLLGVGALYGIYALICERDLFAVRQIVVSGDFTHLDEASIKELTEVELGTSLFQLSLDAVQERVNRHPWVRASAVRRKLPHILWIYVVEREPIALLNANGLYLVDAEAKIFKAHQVGDPSDLPILTGITDVTVDGNGVGHSTQLEGLLQLERRFERHALAERLGISELVRDRYGRISVITERPAIQLRLGEQPSVEQLDRFVEIWPALEPASSAMQSVDLFVERKVVVRSDSS from the coding sequence ATGGCGCGAGTCGCCGGTGAACCGATGATTCGATCGGCACGACATCGCCAACGGCGATGGTTGCGGATCGCGCGTCGCGTGGAGCGGATCTCCCGCGTCGTACTCGTTTGGTTGCTCGGTGTCGGCGCGTTGTACGGGATCTACGCGTTAATTTGCGAACGTGATCTTTTCGCGGTGCGACAGATTGTCGTGAGCGGCGATTTTACCCATCTCGACGAAGCGAGCATCAAGGAACTGACGGAAGTGGAACTGGGGACGAGTCTCTTCCAACTCTCGCTCGATGCCGTGCAAGAGCGCGTGAATCGCCATCCGTGGGTGCGGGCGAGTGCGGTGCGGCGAAAGCTCCCCCATATCCTCTGGATCTATGTCGTGGAACGGGAGCCGATCGCGTTGCTGAATGCGAATGGACTGTATTTGGTCGATGCGGAGGCGAAGATTTTTAAGGCGCATCAAGTCGGCGATCCGTCGGATTTGCCGATCCTCACCGGCATCACCGACGTCACCGTTGATGGCAACGGCGTTGGCCACTCCACGCAGCTCGAGGGTTTGCTGCAGTTGGAACGCCGTTTCGAGCGTCATGCCCTCGCGGAGCGACTTGGCATTTCGGAATTGGTCCGCGATCGCTACGGGCGGATCTCTGTGATCACGGAACGCCCGGCCATTCAGTTGCGCTTGGGCGAGCAACCGAGCGTGGAGCAGTTGGATCGCTTCGTCGAGATTTGGCCCGCGCTGGAACCGGCCTCCAGCGCGATGCAGTCGGTCGATTTATTTGTGGAGCGCAAAGTCGTCGTGCGGAGCGACAGTTCATGA
- the ftsA gene encoding cell division protein FtsA, with protein MAKKEELVVGLDIGTTKICAIVGEVADDGVNIIGIGSYLSRGLRKGMIINIESTVEAIKKAIEEAELMAGCDITGVYVGISGSHIRGLNSRGIVAIKDKEVRSPDMKRVIGAAQAIAIPVDREIVHVIPQEFIVDEQDGVKDPVGMSGVRLEAKVHIVTAAASASQNVVKCCSRAGLTVHEVILQQLASGAAVLGQDERELGVLLIDIGGGTTDISIFNGGSVQYTSVLPIGGNHLTNDVAVGLRTPAHEAEKIKQKYGCVLTSIVQKEETIEVPSVGGRNPRALSRSILAEILEPRMEEVFQLVRQEVIRAGFEDRLAAGVVLTGGCSVLEGMPELAEQILNLPVRRGLPRGVGGLVDVVRSPMYATGVGLVLSGAQHLHQGAPVEPQPQGAYGRMKWRMKEWFEEIF; from the coding sequence ATGGCAAAGAAAGAAGAACTGGTCGTCGGGCTCGATATCGGCACGACCAAGATCTGCGCCATCGTCGGGGAGGTGGCGGATGACGGTGTCAATATTATCGGCATCGGGTCGTACCTGTCCCGCGGGTTGCGCAAGGGGATGATCATCAACATCGAGAGTACGGTGGAGGCGATCAAGAAGGCGATCGAAGAAGCGGAGTTGATGGCGGGATGCGATATTACCGGCGTCTATGTCGGGATCTCGGGATCGCATATCCGCGGGCTCAATAGTCGCGGCATTGTTGCGATTAAAGATAAAGAAGTGCGTTCGCCCGATATGAAACGAGTCATCGGCGCGGCGCAAGCGATCGCGATCCCGGTCGATCGCGAGATCGTCCACGTCATTCCGCAAGAGTTCATCGTCGATGAACAAGACGGCGTGAAAGATCCGGTCGGGATGAGCGGCGTGCGGTTGGAGGCGAAGGTCCACATCGTGACGGCCGCCGCGAGCGCCTCGCAGAACGTGGTGAAATGTTGCAGTCGCGCCGGCCTCACGGTGCACGAAGTGATCTTGCAGCAATTGGCCAGCGGCGCGGCGGTGCTGGGGCAAGATGAGCGCGAGCTCGGCGTGTTGCTGATCGACATCGGCGGCGGCACGACGGATATCTCCATCTTCAACGGTGGGAGCGTCCAGTACACCTCGGTGCTGCCGATCGGCGGCAATCACCTCACCAACGACGTGGCGGTTGGGCTGCGCACGCCGGCGCACGAAGCGGAGAAGATCAAACAGAAATACGGCTGCGTGTTGACGTCGATCGTGCAGAAAGAAGAAACGATCGAAGTGCCGAGCGTCGGCGGGCGCAATCCGCGCGCGCTCTCGCGCTCCATTCTGGCGGAGATCTTGGAACCGCGGATGGAAGAGGTGTTTCAGTTAGTGCGGCAAGAAGTGATTCGGGCCGGTTTCGAAGATCGGCTGGCGGCCGGTGTGGTGTTGACCGGCGGCTGTTCAGTGCTCGAAGGGATGCCGGAATTAGCGGAGCAGATCCTCAATCTCCCGGTGCGGCGTGGTCTCCCGCGTGGCGTTGGCGGGCTCGTCGATGTGGTGCGCAGTCCAATGTACGCCACGGGTGTCGGGTTAGTGTTGAGCGGGGCGCAGCATCTGCATCAAGGAGCGCCTGTCGAACCGCAACCGCAAGGCGCGTATGGGCGCATGAAATGGCGCATGAAAGAATGGTTCGAGGAGATTTTTTGA
- the ftsZ gene encoding cell division protein FtsZ, which yields MFELVEDMQQGAKIKVIGVGGAGGNAINTMIRTHLDGVDFIAANTDLQALKANMARSKMQLGRELTRGLGAGANPEIGKNAAIESERELHEVLMGADMVFVTAGMGGGTGTGAAPVVAKVARECGALTVGVVTKPFVFEGKRRSRLADDGIAALREAVDTLITIPNEKLLGIANAQTTMLETFKMADEVLLQAVRGIANLITVHGLINLDFADVRAVMSEMGMALMGTGCGSGENRAIDAATKAISSPLLENISIRGATGILINVTGGQTMTLHEVNEASKLIQQEAHDDANIIFGAVIDDTLDDEIRVTVIATGFSQKAQRNASARMTTFETPRGERRERTERVERAERTERGPASEWASTATTTASATPNARERDWGGPWDGTERQATAGWSSEVQHGDMRLGLQSVESRPVGATVRQPWAGATDELPRRVDMSDLREIMSEVGVSEQREDQFDIPTFLRRQAD from the coding sequence ATGTTTGAACTCGTAGAAGATATGCAACAAGGGGCCAAGATCAAAGTGATCGGTGTCGGCGGCGCGGGCGGTAACGCGATCAACACGATGATCCGCACCCATCTCGACGGCGTCGACTTCATCGCCGCCAACACCGATTTGCAGGCGCTGAAGGCGAACATGGCGCGCAGCAAGATGCAACTCGGTCGCGAATTAACGCGCGGCTTAGGCGCCGGCGCCAATCCGGAGATCGGCAAGAACGCGGCGATCGAGAGCGAACGGGAATTGCACGAAGTCCTGATGGGCGCCGATATGGTCTTCGTCACGGCCGGCATGGGCGGCGGGACTGGCACCGGCGCGGCGCCGGTGGTCGCGAAAGTGGCTCGCGAATGCGGCGCCTTGACGGTCGGCGTCGTGACCAAACCATTCGTGTTCGAAGGCAAGCGACGGTCGCGCTTGGCGGACGACGGCATCGCCGCGCTGCGCGAAGCGGTCGACACGTTGATCACGATCCCGAATGAAAAATTGCTCGGGATCGCGAATGCGCAGACCACGATGTTGGAGACCTTCAAGATGGCGGATGAAGTTTTGCTGCAAGCCGTGCGGGGCATCGCGAACCTGATTACGGTGCACGGATTGATCAACCTCGACTTCGCCGACGTCCGCGCGGTGATGAGCGAAATGGGGATGGCGCTGATGGGGACCGGCTGCGGCAGCGGCGAAAATCGCGCGATCGACGCCGCGACCAAGGCGATCTCCAGTCCGCTGCTCGAAAACATCTCGATCCGCGGCGCGACGGGCATTCTGATCAACGTCACCGGCGGTCAAACCATGACGTTGCATGAAGTGAACGAGGCCTCGAAGTTGATCCAGCAAGAAGCGCATGACGACGCCAATATTATTTTCGGCGCCGTGATCGATGACACGCTCGACGACGAAATCCGCGTCACTGTGATCGCGACTGGCTTCAGTCAGAAGGCGCAACGCAACGCGAGCGCGCGGATGACCACATTCGAGACGCCGCGCGGAGAACGGCGGGAACGGACCGAACGTGTCGAACGCGCGGAGCGGACGGAGCGAGGACCTGCCAGTGAATGGGCCTCGACGGCCACCACGACCGCGTCGGCCACTCCAAACGCGCGCGAGCGGGATTGGGGCGGTCCTTGGGATGGCACCGAACGGCAAGCGACGGCCGGCTGGTCGAGCGAAGTGCAACACGGTGATATGCGGCTCGGCCTGCAATCGGTCGAATCGCGCCCGGTCGGCGCCACCGTTCGGCAACCGTGGGCCGGCGCGACCGATGAACTTCCGCGCCGTGTCGATATGTCGGATCTGCGGGAGATTATGAGTGAGGTCGGCGT